The following nucleotide sequence is from Tardiphaga alba.
CACGTCATCTGACGGCGGCGACACGCGGAAGTGATAGCGCATGGCCGTCTCGATGAAGGGCGACACATAGAACAGCTTGTCCTGCACCTGCCGGATGCCGGCATCGGTCTGCTCGCCGTCAGTGACCGGCAGCACGTAGGAATGGATATCGCCAAAGGTGTTGCGCACTTCATAGATGATCAGTGCGAGTGTACCGTCCGCGCGATGGCAGAAATAGACCGACAGCGGATTGAAGGTGTAGCCGAGCAGGCGGGGATAGCAGAGCAGTTCGACGCGACCGCCGGTGAGATCGATGCCATGCGCCGCAGCGGAGCGTTGGGCAAAAGCACGCAAGGAAGATCCGTCGCGATCGCCGTGATCCTTCTCGTAAAAACTGTACAGCGCGGCGCGATTGACGCCGAACAGGCGCGACGTCCGGTCCGCTTGATCCAGCCGGTCGAGATCGATGAGCAGGCTCATGACGCGGTAGTTGAAGCGATGACCCATCGGCTTCAGGCGCGCATGCATGACGTCGCCGAAATACAGCGCCGCCGGTGCCATCGCTTTGCCTGCGCTCTTCATCATCGCTACTCCGCAGCCTCCGCCAGTTCCGACGGTGTCTCGCGCCAGGGGACCGTGGCTCCGAGCGCTTCGGCGACGGCGAGGCCCGAACGCAAACCATCCTCGTGAAAGCCGTAGCCGGTCCATGCGCCGCAAAACCAGGTGTGGCGCTTGCCCTGGATGTCCCCGAGACGCTTCTGTGCCGCAAACGCCTTGGCGTCATATTGCGGATGCTCGCACATATAACGTCCGAAGGTGAGATCAGGGTCCGGCGCGAAGGGCGGATTGAGGCTGACAAAGAGCGGTTTGTTGCCGGGAATGTCTTGCAACTGGTTCATCCAGTAGGTGACGGCAACGTCGTTGACATGGCTACCTTCGCGCTTCCAGCGCAGGAAATTCCACGACGCCCAGGCATTGCGGCGCTTCGGCATCAGCCTGGGGTCGCGATGGAGATGGACGACATTGGGCGCATAGCCGATGTCGCCGAGCACCGCAGTCTCGTCTGCGCTGGGATCGGACAGCAGCGACAGGGCCTGGTCGCTATGCGTGGCGACGATGACGTGATCATAGAGTTCGTGATGACCGAGGCTGTCATGCACGGTGACGCCGTGCGGGCCGCGCTCGATGGAGGATACCGCGCAGCCAAGACGTAGGTGATCGCCGAAGGCCGCGGTGAGCCTCTCGACATAACGCTTGCTGCCCCCGCGTACCGTGCGCCAGACGGGACGGTCATATTGCAGCAGGCGGTGATTGCTGAAGAAAGCGACGAAGTTCTCGGCCGGAAAATCCAGCATGCGATCCGCCGGTGCCGACCAGATGGCCGCGCCCATCGGCGCGAGATAGTCGGTGAGCAGGCGCGGCGCGAATTTGCGCCAGCGGAAATAGGCGCCCAGTGTCATGTCACCGAGAAGGCCTGCCGCCCGATCCTTCACGCTCTGCTCGTTGAAGGTGAGGATATCGCGCAGCATGCGCAGATAGGATGGCGACAGCACATTGCGCTTCTGCGCGAACAGGCCCCGCGCCGTATCCGCCCAGTTGTCACCGCCGCCCTTCCATTCGAAACGGCCGGCATCGGCGCTGACGGCAAAGCTCATGCAGCTATCGACGGTCTCGACGCCAAGATGGGCGAACAACGCGGTGAGATCGGGGTAGTTGAGCTCGTTATAGACGATGAAGCCGATATCGACCGGGATCTGCTCGCCGTCATAATCCACGGTCACCGTGTGGCTATGACCGCCCGGCCGCAATTCGCGGTCATAGACCGTCACGGGATAGCGTTTCGACAGTGCCCAGGCCGCGGCGTTGCCGGCTATTCCCGTTCCGATCACTGCGATGCGCATTCCAAAGTCCCTTGCGGTGGCCTGATAATGGTGGAGCTACGGTTGGAATGAGCCCAGGGTTTCACCGCGGGAACAGCAGCGAGGCGAGGAGATATGCGGCAGCAATGTCGAGACACATGAAATCTTCGTAAGCCGGGTTGAGCAATATCGATTGTCACATTCAGATTAAGCCAGTGAAATAAGGGAATTTGTGCAAATAGGAGCGTTTTCACAGGCCCAACGTTCGAGCCTGCCTGCACGTTCCGACACGCAAGAACACTGTCCGCCGCATCTGCGGGCGGCTAGAATGGCGACGCGTTTTCATCGTCCAGCATCACCCGGTCAACGTGTCGCAGTCTATTGCTCCTTTCGTCAGTTTCCCCTGCATTTTGCGGGTGGGCGACGCCTGTCCGCGGAGCAGTCACTGTGAGCCGTCCCACATTCCGAATCATCGGCCGCGTGCTGGCCTTGCTGACGGCCGGATCG
It contains:
- a CDS encoding DUF1365 domain-containing protein; this translates as MMKSAGKAMAPAALYFGDVMHARLKPMGHRFNYRVMSLLIDLDRLDQADRTSRLFGVNRAALYSFYEKDHGDRDGSSLRAFAQRSAAAHGIDLTGGRVELLCYPRLLGYTFNPLSVYFCHRADGTLALIIYEVRNTFGDIHSYVLPVTDGEQTDAGIRQVQDKLFYVSPFIETAMRYHFRVSPPSDDVKLRILETDAEGPLLAATFHGRRRALTSRALLKSFFSLPLVTLKIMAAIHWEALRLWLKGARLVPRPSANAGNTGLASEQSRAYISAKSSAR
- a CDS encoding NAD(P)/FAD-dependent oxidoreductase — its product is MRIAVIGTGIAGNAAAWALSKRYPVTVYDRELRPGGHSHTVTVDYDGEQIPVDIGFIVYNELNYPDLTALFAHLGVETVDSCMSFAVSADAGRFEWKGGGDNWADTARGLFAQKRNVLSPSYLRMLRDILTFNEQSVKDRAAGLLGDMTLGAYFRWRKFAPRLLTDYLAPMGAAIWSAPADRMLDFPAENFVAFFSNHRLLQYDRPVWRTVRGGSKRYVERLTAAFGDHLRLGCAVSSIERGPHGVTVHDSLGHHELYDHVIVATHSDQALSLLSDPSADETAVLGDIGYAPNVVHLHRDPRLMPKRRNAWASWNFLRWKREGSHVNDVAVTYWMNQLQDIPGNKPLFVSLNPPFAPDPDLTFGRYMCEHPQYDAKAFAAQKRLGDIQGKRHTWFCGAWTGYGFHEDGLRSGLAVAEALGATVPWRETPSELAEAAE